The proteins below come from a single Mustela nigripes isolate SB6536 chromosome 14, MUSNIG.SB6536, whole genome shotgun sequence genomic window:
- the LOC132000784 gene encoding cornifin-A, whose amino-acid sequence MSSHQQKQPCTPPPQPQQQQVKQPCQPPPQEPCAPKTKEPCHTKAPEPCHPKASEPCHPKVPEPCHPNVPEPCPSTVTPAPAQQKTKQK is encoded by the exons ATGAGTTCCCACCAGCAGAAGCAGCCCtgtacccctcccccccagcctcAGCAGCAGCAGGTGAAACAGCCCTGCCAGCCTCCACCCCAGGAACCATGTGCCCCCAAAACCAAGGAGCCATGCCACACCAAG GCTCCAGAGCCCTGCCACCCCAAAGCTTCAGAGCCATGCCATCCCAAAGTTCCTGAACCCTGCCATCCCAATGTTCCTGAGCCATGTCCCTCAACGGTCACGCCAGCACCAGCTCAGCAGAAGACCAAGCAGAAGTAA
- the LOC132002134 gene encoding cornifin-A-like, with the protein MSSQQQKQPCTPPPPPQQKQVKQPCQVPPHDPFVPITKEPCHPTVPEPGHTKFPEPAHTKVPQPGQTKVKEPSPSTIIPGSSQKTKQN; encoded by the exons ATGAGTTcccagcagcagaagcagccctgcacccctcctcctccaccccaacAGAAGCAGGTGAAACAGCCCTGCCAGGTTCCACCCCACGATCCATTTGTTCCCATTACCAAGGAGCCAT GCCATCCCACAGTTCCTGAGCCAGGTCACACCAAGTTCCCTGAGCCAGCCCACACTAAGGTCCCTCAGCCTGGCCAAACCAAGGTAAAAGAGCCTAGTCCCTCAACCATTATTCCAGGCTCAAGCCAGAAGACCAAGCAGAACTGA